A window of Gambusia affinis linkage group LG03, SWU_Gaff_1.0, whole genome shotgun sequence contains these coding sequences:
- the LOC122828588 gene encoding chromaffin granule amine transporter isoform X3 → MVWLLQSRGSPRLVLVVVCVALLLDNMLLTVVVPIIPTFLYAMEHPEPQTVLDATSSRISSSRTAVPGPEAQQNPRPPPLVSLFNNVTFDLQESRAGVAAELLLANQTSNTSDSSCLQDSVFLEEENVRVGLLFASKALVQLLVNPFVGPLTNRIGYHIPMFAGFIIMFVSTIMFAFSGTYVLLFLARSLQGIGSSFSSVAGQNQQTRTECLGMLASVYTDDEERGVAMGVALGGLAMGVLIGAPFGSVMYDFVGKSAPFLILAFLAMFDGGKKWQKEVEPPAGGRGGDQVFLCVAALQLCILQPSKICPGSVEGTPLLTLLKDPYILISAGSLCFANMGVAILEPTLPIWMMQTMCSPKWQLGIAFLPASVSYLIGTNLFGLLANKMGRWLCSMVGMFVVGVSLLCVPFATSIYGLIGPNGGLGFAIGMVDSSMMAIMAYLVDIRHASVYGSVYAIADVALCMGFAIGNGTRRTTWWNDRLPAELTVIPSAVPGPSTGGALVQAVGFPCLMVFIGVINILYAPLCFLLRNPAVREEKMAIIDQECVMHRKSYNTTRDSREFPLSDWSEEEDEEETEE, encoded by the exons atGGTGTGGCTGCTCCAGAGTCGCGGCTCTCCCAGGTTGGTGCTGGTGGTGGTCTGCGTTGCTCTGCTGCTCGACAACATGCTACTGACTGTCGTCG TTCCCATCATCCCGACCTTCCTGTACGCCATGGAGCATCCGGAACCACAAACCGTCCTGGACGCCACATCCTCCCGGAtctccagcagcagaaccgCTGTCCCGGGTCCAGAGGCGCAGCAGAACCCCCGGCCGCCCCCCCTGGTGTCTTTATTTAAcaatgtgacctttgacctgcaggagAGCCGAGCTGGGGtggctgcagagctgctgctggccaacCAGACCTCCAACACGTCG GACTCCTCCTGTCTTCAGGACAGTGTTTTCCTGGAGGAGGAAAATGTCCGGGTTGGTTTGTTGTTTGCCTCTAAAGCTTTGGTCCAGCTGCTGGTCAACCCGTTTGTTGGTCCGCTCACCAACAG GATCGGTTACCACATCCCGATGTTCGCAGGATTCATCATCATGTTTGTTTCCACCATTA TGTTTGCTTTCTCAGGGACGTACGTGCTGCTGTTCTTGGCCCGCTCGCTGCAGGGAATCGGCTCGTCCTTCTCGTCTGTGGCCGGTCAGAACCAACAAACACGGACAGAAT GTCTGGGGATGTTGGCCAGCGTCTACACCGACGATGAGGAGCGAGGCGTGGCGATGGGCGTCGCCCTGGGAGGGCTCGCCATGGGAGTCCTAA TCGGAGCGCCGTTTGGCAGCGTGATGTATGACTTTGTGGGGAAGAGCGCCCCCTTCCTGATCCTGGCCTTCCTGGCTATGTTTGATGGAGGTAAGAAGTGGCAGAAGGAAGTGGAGCCCCCTGCTGGTGGGAGAGGTGGTGATcaggtgtttctgtgtgttgcaGCGTTGCAGCTGTGCATCCTGCAACCCTCTAAGATCTGCCCTGGG AGCGTGGAGGGAACGCCTCTACTGACACTCCTGAAAGACCCGTACATCCTGATCAGCGCAG GGTCTCTGTGCTTCGCCAACATGGGCGTTGCCATCCTGGAGCCCACGCTGCCCATCTGGATGATGCAGACCATGTGTTCCCCCAAGTGGCAGCTCG GAATTGCCTTCCTCCCGGCCAGCGTCTCCTACCTGATCGGGACCAACCTGTTCGGACTTCTGGCCAACAAGATGGGACG gtggCTCTGCTCCATGGTGGGAATGTTCGTCGTGGGAGTCAGCCTGCTGTGT GTTCCCTTCGCCACCAGTATCTACGGTCTGATTGGTCCAAACGGTGGCCTGGGCTTCGCTATCG GGATGGTGGACTCCTCCATGATGGCCATCATGGCGTACCTGGTGGACATCCGCCACGCCTCGGTGTACGGCAGCGTGTACGCCATCGCCGACGTGGCGCTTTGCATGGGGTTTGCCATCGGTAACGGCACCAGGAGGACAACATGGTGGAACGACAGACTTCCTGCAGAACTCACCGTCATTCCCTCTGCTGTTCCAGGCCCGTCCACCGGGGGCGCTCTGGTCCAGGCGGTGGGCTTCCCTTGTCTCATGGTGTTCATCGGGGTGATCAACATCCTGTACGCGCcgctctgcttcctgctgcGAAACCCAGCTGTTCGTGAAGAGAAGATG GCGATCATCGACCAGGAGTGTGTGATGCACAGGAAAAGCTACAACACGACCAGAGACAGCCGCGAGTTTCCTCTCAGCGACTGGAgcgaagaagaagatgaagaggaaacGGAGGAGTGA